Sequence from the Lycium ferocissimum isolate CSIRO_LF1 unplaced genomic scaffold, AGI_CSIRO_Lferr_CH_V1 ctg8534, whole genome shotgun sequence genome:
CCATCTTTCACCTCATAAGCAACTGCTCTGAAAGATTGAAACCTTTAATGAAAATTGAATATCAAACATAGAAAACACGAAAAGGAtaacaataaagtaaaaatatcaacaaaaattacactaaaacggaaaaaatcacaaaacaatGAGAAAAAAAACTCTAACACTAAAATACAACTAACATACATCGAATCTACCATAAAAGGACGGGGAATAATGTGTTTACCTTAAAAGAAGTAGATTTGCTCTCAAAGGAACGCAACAATTTCAAGATTCTCTTTCACTTTCTAGCCGACATAGTGTTTTTGGGTAGTTGAGTGAAATGATCAGGTTGGTTTAGGGACGATGTGTTTTGGGTATTTAGGGTAGGTGAATTAGTGTGTGGGTCTGGTCAAAAAAATTAGGGCAGGTCCGTGTCTTTGTGACATGCTGACTGGATGCCCAAGTGGCCTCATTAATTAACGTGGAAAGCCACCATTGGGCAGCCGTTAGGGGTGGGGGCAAGGGAGAATACTTTATTAATGGTGGGGACACTGGTGGAGAGTATAAGTTGCTAGGGGCAAATTTAAACGTTTCCTCAAAGTACAGGGGTAAATTTGGCCCTTTCCCTTAACTTTATAACCCTTGTCTCCAATGATTAGCATGTGTAGCAGTGTAGGGCATCGAGGCTTAGCGGAGCCAAGATTTTTAGTTTATGAGTTGTGAATCAcaatcttttttgtttattgggttctggataaattatttatacatattcaataatttttttaatataaatgcAGGGTTTGAGCCAAAGCTACCTATAGCTTTAAGGCTGGCTCCGTCCTTGTCATGATTGAAAAAGCATACTTACTGACCCTATTCCAGAGTCAAATTCAAGATATGAAGTTAGCGGATTCAGGATGAGTGTGATATTTTTATATGCATGCATTTTAACTTTTCTCCGATCTGTATACATTGTTCGAGCCAAAAGCAATGAGTTCGGTTCAATCTACAAAACCCGTCCCAAGCCCTATTAAAATTTCTTTGAAGGATGCCTCATGGTTTCATCTCTAAGACCAAATTTGTGGAAGTTAATagaaatttattgttttaagtcTTCTTCATGATCGTTAGTATTTCACAACTTTTATGATTGTTTGCTTATCTATCTATAAGTTTTGGTGCTTCCTTTTTAGAAAAGCTTCAACCTTTTTGAATTTATGCTTTCCTTTGAGTGTGTGCTCGTCGTTTAGACCATGTGTGAGATTTCTCCTCATTGCAGTCACCTCCGGGGTTCTTCACATGTTGGTATCACTTCAACAATAATTTAGAGGCTAAATTATTGAGTAATGGATTGATTAGCATGAATATAGTCCATTCATAATGTCCTAAAAAAGTTGAACCCGGTCTCCCTACCAAAAAACTTTTTGGGATGCCAATTCTCTGTCACAATCAATATACATCATTTTGTGAAGGATCTCtattatatatgtgatatgtcctAGGAAATTTGGATGACTAAATCATACATCTTCTGTTCTTCAAGCATTCTAGCTGTTACTCTATAATGGAAATTTCAACTGAAGATAAAAGAAAGCATAACATCAATAAGGAGCTTTACTGTGCATTGATGAAGCAAGAACAAAATGAAGTTATACAACTCTGTCAAAAACTCCAAGAGGGGCCATTGCATATATTAACCGTGCACGATGACACAGTTCTCCATGTGGCTGCCTACTCTAAACAAAAAGATTTGGTTCTCTGTTTACTTAAAGAGTTGGAAACGCGATTTCCTGAGTTTCCTCTAGATGGACTAAAGCATCGCAATGATATGGGGGATACCATTCTTCATGACATAGCCACTTTTGACGGATTAGATTCAGCTGCAAAGGTAATATTGGATAGAGCACCTGATTTACTTCGTATGCGCAATAAGGGTGGAGAGACTGCTTTATTTCGTGCTGTTCGTTATGGGAAAGCAGTGATGTTTGATTTTCTTGATGAACAAGTGAATCAACgttttgatgatgatgagagaGAGGCTTGTTATTATAAGCTTGGTGGAGCCACAATTCTTCATGCTGCTGTGCGCTCTGAGCACTTTGGTAAGTTTTAAAATCCCGTAGGACCTTCCCTTTTCTTTGATCAATGGGTCCTCAAACCTATTTTATCGTCCTAAGCAGGCCAGAGCTATATAGTCCGAGAGGGGTTTAATTACCCTTTTTCCAGAAATATAAGTTGTTGAATTCCGTTGACATAACTTTTACTGTAGTAGCAAAGGCGCCACAAAAATTGCTTTAGGTAGCAGGTTTGAATCCCAAATGTGGAGTTCTTGAATTTTAATGAATCCACCTTTTCGATTCTTGGCTTTACCACTAGTGTCTGCATTTTAGGACTTGTTGCTTCTTCTATATTGTAGGTCATGCCTTAACCTTGTTAAAAAGCGGAGTAGGCTATATGCTGGCATATCTTTTACgattttgcttcttttttttttttcttcccagCTGAGGCTTGGTTCAATTTGCTGGTGGTCAAATGCTGAGTTACTTTTATCTTACAGGTTTGGCCCTGTTGATTGCAAAAAAGTATGATTATTTGGTCAATGAACGAGATGCAGATGGAATGactgctcttcaacttcttgcatGCAACCGACAAGCATTTGGAAGTGGAGAGAAGTATAGTTTTATCAAGAGATCCATTTACACCCGTACGATACTCTACTTGCTACACTCTGCGTATTCTAAATTTTTACACAGCTAGGGATGATTTGTACTGATGGAATACTTGGACTCCACCTAGTGGTTGATTATTTAGAGATACCATAGCTTGTTCTACTTTTCATCTTAGAAGTATcggattaaataaataaataaataaatataatgatGCATTCAACTTTAAGTTCTTTCCATATTTGGGATTAAGTTTTATCAGTTTCATTATCTGAATTGATTTAACAAGAATTTAGTTTAATTAGTAGACTCTACATGACTACATTGCTATGGTACTTGTGATGTTTTTTTCACCATTTTCCTAAGATGAGGTGTCTTCCATGCTGTAAGATCTTTCAAATATCATGTTTAACGAATCGCATATCTACTACCCTGGTGTTAATCGTAAAtatcatttcattttcttgatATTAGTGAAAATATGGTTAATTAGTTAGGCATTGTTACTTGAAAAATTGTGTTGGATATTTGCAGGTCTTTCAACTGAACATAAGGCTACAGAGAGTGAAGGTAAAACTCCATATACCCTATATAAGAACCTTAGAACATCGCCTTTTATGTTTCTTATGGAATAACAAGGCATTCATCTCTTTAGTGGCGGATCTAGGACTGGTTTTGTAGGTTCAAATGTGTCATTGCTTTTTTGCTAAAactgtgtatacatatatataaaaaaaaataataaaaaaaaagaatcataacCGTTATATGTAATAAGACCATGCTCATTTTAAACCTACTGGCTCTAGATAATGGATTTGTCTCTAGCAATTATTTCACTGATCAGCAACATAAAAAACCAAACTGACACACACTGTACTTCTTTCAGTCTATTTCACGTCGCCGAGAAGCACCTTATCAACTTCACTCAtcaaatcttttcttttttctttttccttcggAAGCTCAAAATTGTTATAGAGTGCCTTTGGTGGAGTCTATGCGTAAGCAAAAGCAGAGATATGAACAAGTTCTTGAACTTGCCAAGTTCTTAATAGCAAAGGATACTTCTTGGGAGTATTCAGAGTCTGCATTAAATCAGGTCGAACCTCGATCCCACAAATATAGACTAATGTCAGATGTTTCAAAATGCCATGAAAAAGAGGAACAAGATGTGGTTGCACAAGCAGGACAAGCTGTTACAAAAGTTGCTGAGTCACCTTTGATATTAGCAACCAAATCAGGTTGCACAGAAATTGTAGATGAGATACTGAAAACATATCCTCAAGCTGTGGAATATGTTGACAGTGAAGGTCGTAATGTTTTGCACGTCGCGATCAAGTACCGCCAGATGCAAATCTTTGACATAGTTGAGAAAATGGGAATGCCAATGAGGAGACTCAAGAGAAAAATCACTCATCAGGGAAATTCCATACTGCACATGGTTGGTGTAAAAGAGGAAAGTGAAATTGCAGATATGAGAAGCCCTGCACTGCTATTGCAAGAGAATTTGCTCTTGTTTGAGGTAAGCTCGATACTTGATTCCACCTTGTAAGATGATCATTAAGTCATTTAATTTAAGTTTACTGGCATGTTAAATTCTGTAAATCGTCTCATTTGGTAACTTAAGTTGCTagaacatttttctttttggcttaACACATTGGAAGCCCCATACCTTAAACTTGGCAGTAAATGTCATTTGGACACTTTAACTATGGTTTGTTCCAATTGAGCACCTGGACACATGGTAAAATGTTCTCTTATTAGAAACTctaagttcaaattttggaaaaacgTTTGCATGTGTTTTCAAGTG
This genomic interval carries:
- the LOC132045909 gene encoding uncharacterized protein LOC132045909 produces the protein MEISTEDKRKHNINKELYCALMKQEQNEVIQLCQKLQEGPLHILTVHDDTVLHVAAYSKQKDLVLCLLKELETRFPEFPLDGLKHRNDMGDTILHDIATFDGLDSAAKVILDRAPDLLRMRNKGGETALFRAVRYGKAVMFDFLDEQVNQRFDDDEREACYYKLGGATILHAAVRSEHFGLALLIAKKYDYLVNERDADGMTALQLLACNRQAFGSGEKYSFIKRSIYTRLSTEHKATESEGKTPYTLYKNLRTSPFMFLME